The proteins below are encoded in one region of Sedimentibacter sp. zth1:
- a CDS encoding glycine/sarcosine/betaine reductase component B subunit, with protein MKLELGLIHINDMQFSDVTKLENGVIYVNKEELKNIILEDKNIKSVDFEIARPGESIRITPVKDVIEPRTKVEGPGGIFPGMMAKVDTVGSGKTNVLKGSAVVTTGKIVGFQEGIIDMSGVGAEYTPFSKLNNLVVVCEPIDGLKQHDHEKAVRFAGYKAALYLGDLGKTVTPDEVKVYETLSVSEGMKQYPELPRVAYVQMLQSQGLLHDTYVYGVDAKQSLTTLIYPTETMDGAIVSGNCVSACDKNTTYHHLNNPVVQDLFEQHGKTINFVGTIITNENVYLADKERSSNFTAKFAEFLGLDGAIISQEGFGNPDTDLIMNCKKIEEKGIKTVIITDEYAGQDGKSQSLADAHVSANAVVTGGNANQVITLAPMDKVIGNIDVVTTIAGGNEHSLKEDGSIVAELQVITGATNELGFNKLSAR; from the coding sequence TTGAAGTTAGAATTAGGTTTAATTCATATTAATGACATGCAATTTTCTGATGTTACTAAATTAGAGAATGGTGTTATATATGTTAATAAAGAAGAATTAAAAAACATAATCTTAGAAGATAAGAATATTAAATCAGTTGACTTTGAAATAGCAAGACCTGGTGAAAGCATTCGTATTACACCAGTTAAAGACGTAATTGAGCCAAGAACAAAGGTTGAAGGACCTGGTGGAATATTCCCAGGAATGATGGCAAAAGTTGATACAGTAGGTTCAGGAAAAACTAACGTATTAAAAGGATCAGCAGTTGTTACTACTGGTAAAATAGTTGGGTTCCAAGAAGGTATCATAGACATGTCAGGAGTAGGTGCTGAATACACACCATTCTCTAAATTAAACAACTTAGTAGTAGTTTGCGAACCAATTGATGGTTTAAAACAACATGACCATGAAAAAGCTGTTAGATTTGCTGGATACAAAGCTGCTTTATACTTAGGAGATTTAGGTAAAACTGTAACTCCTGATGAAGTTAAAGTTTATGAAACTTTATCAGTATCAGAAGGTATGAAACAATACCCTGAATTACCAAGAGTTGCTTACGTACAAATGTTACAATCTCAAGGCTTATTACATGATACATATGTATATGGTGTTGATGCTAAACAATCATTAACTACTTTGATTTATCCAACTGAAACAATGGATGGAGCAATTGTAAGTGGAAACTGCGTATCTGCTTGTGATAAAAACACAACATATCATCACTTGAATAACCCAGTAGTTCAAGATTTATTTGAACAACATGGAAAAACTATTAACTTTGTTGGTACAATTATTACAAACGAAAATGTTTACTTAGCTGATAAAGAAAGATCTTCAAACTTCACAGCTAAATTTGCTGAATTCTTAGGATTAGACGGAGCTATTATTTCACAAGAAGGTTTTGGAAATCCTGATACAGACTTAATAATGAACTGTAAAAAAATTGAAGAAAAAGGTATTAAAACTGTTATTATAACAGATGAATACGCTGGACAAGATGGAAAATCACAATCACTTGCTGATGCTCACGTTAGTGCAAATGCTGTTGTTACTGGAGGAAATGCTAACCAAGTTATTACTTTAGCTCCTATGGACAAAGTAATTGGAAACATTGACGTTGTAACTACAATAGCAGGTGGTAATGAACATTCATTAAAAGAAGATGGCTCAATTGTAGCTGAACTTCAAGTTATAACAGGAGCTACTAATGAATTAGGCTTCAATAAATTAAGTGCTAGATAG
- the trxB gene encoding thioredoxin-disulfide reductase: protein MSKLYDVIVIGGGPAGLSASLYAGRSRLSVLMLERAKDGGQIAMTSEVENYPGCLEGESGPTLIDRMSKQAEHFGTEKVYDEIVEAKLEGAEKVLVGKKGEYRAKSVIIATGASARPIGCKNEKDFVGKGISFCATCDASFFEDFEVYVVGGGDTAVEEAMYLTKFARKVTVIHRRDELRAAKSIQEKAFKNEKLNFMWDSVVEEVSGDGILDTMIVKNKKTGELTTIKADDEDGTFGLFGFIGYLPKTDIFVDKIELQNGYIVTDENMKTNVPGVFAAGDVRVKSLRQVVTAAADGAIAATQAEKYIENM, encoded by the coding sequence ATGAGTAAATTATACGATGTAATTGTTATAGGTGGAGGACCTGCAGGCCTTTCAGCATCATTATACGCTGGTAGATCAAGATTAAGTGTATTAATGTTAGAAAGAGCAAAAGATGGTGGACAAATCGCTATGACTTCTGAAGTAGAAAACTACCCAGGATGTTTAGAAGGTGAGTCTGGACCTACCTTAATAGACAGAATGTCTAAACAAGCTGAACATTTCGGAACTGAAAAAGTATATGATGAAATAGTTGAAGCTAAACTAGAAGGAGCTGAAAAAGTATTAGTTGGTAAAAAAGGTGAATATAGAGCAAAATCTGTAATCATTGCAACTGGTGCATCAGCAAGACCAATAGGATGTAAAAATGAGAAAGATTTCGTTGGTAAAGGAATATCATTCTGTGCTACATGTGATGCTTCTTTCTTCGAAGATTTTGAAGTTTATGTTGTAGGTGGTGGAGACACTGCTGTTGAAGAAGCTATGTACTTAACTAAATTTGCTAGAAAAGTAACTGTTATTCACAGAAGAGATGAGTTAAGAGCAGCTAAATCAATACAAGAAAAAGCATTTAAAAACGAAAAATTAAACTTTATGTGGGATTCTGTTGTAGAAGAAGTTAGCGGAGACGGTATACTTGATACTATGATAGTTAAAAACAAAAAAACAGGTGAGCTAACAACAATTAAAGCTGACGATGAAGATGGAACATTTGGTTTATTCGGATTTATTGGATACTTACCAAAAACTGACATATTTGTTGATAAAATAGAATTGCAAAACGGATATATCGTAACAGATGAAAACATGAAAACTAATGTACCAGGAGTTTTTGCCGCTGGAGATGTTAGAGTTAAAAGTTTAAGACAGGTTGTTACAGCAGCTGCTGATGGGGCTATTGCAGCAACACAAGCAGAAAAATATATTGAAAATATGTAA
- a CDS encoding GrdX family protein, which translates to MMISGKRTVTGQYSGKHSTEGATLAKEESLRLITEHRGLKLYAIFVQKNSIIVNYNKFEGDIVMGFIIITNNDTVYTEYKDTYNVELYECSIKEVMVKVRDRIHAGYKLLTHPLSSSVKPNESLFKSIVISDESGTLDMDSLLIIENAVQTCDKFNKIKYNIEYTERIVEDFKLIDLTVLKSALDRV; encoded by the coding sequence ATGATGATCTCAGGCAAAAGGACCGTAACTGGACAATACTCTGGAAAGCATAGCACCGAAGGAGCAACTCTTGCAAAAGAAGAATCTCTCAGGTTAATAACAGAGCATAGGGGGCTTAAACTCTATGCTATTTTTGTGCAAAAAAATAGTATTATAGTTAATTATAATAAATTTGAAGGTGATATAGTTATGGGCTTTATAATAATTACAAACAATGATACTGTTTACACTGAATACAAAGATACATATAATGTTGAGTTGTATGAATGCTCAATAAAAGAAGTAATGGTTAAGGTTAGAGACCGTATACATGCAGGTTACAAGCTGCTTACACATCCTTTATCTAGTAGTGTTAAGCCAAACGAATCATTATTTAAATCAATTGTTATATCAGATGAAAGTGGAACACTGGATATGGATTCTTTATTAATTATAGAAAATGCAGTTCAAACATGTGATAAATTTAACAAAATTAAGTATAATATTGAGTATACAGAGCGTATCGTTGAAGATTTTAAATTAATTGATTTAACTGTGCTTAAAAGCGCGTTAGATAGGGTATAA
- the grdB gene encoding glycine reductase complex selenoprotein B, which translates to MIKVVQYINQFFAQIGGEEMAGIKPELREGIVGPGIAFNTAFNGEAEIVNTIVCGDSYFNENLDSAKAEVLEMVKSIKPDLFIAGPAFNAGRYGVACATIAEAVQSELNIPVLTGMYKENPGADMFKTKVYIVETKNSAAGMRGAVKKMAPLALKLARGEKIGSSAEEGYMPNGVRVNFFENERGSKRAVNMLLKKLAGKEFVTEFPMPNFDRVEPNKAIKDITKAKIALVTSGGIVPKGNPDHIESSSASKYGKYDISGFDDLTEATHETAHGGYDPVYANEDSDRVLPVDILREYEKAGKIGSLHKYFYTTTGNGTAVASSKAFATEFSEELKADGVDAVILTSTUGTCTRCGATMVKEIERAGIPVVHICTVVPISLTVGANRIVPAIAIPHPLGNPALTMDEEKEIRRGIVDKALKALTTEVDKQTVFEK; encoded by the coding sequence ATGATAAAAGTTGTTCAATATATAAATCAATTCTTCGCACAAATTGGTGGAGAAGAAATGGCTGGAATTAAGCCAGAATTAAGAGAAGGAATTGTAGGACCTGGTATTGCATTTAACACTGCATTTAATGGTGAAGCAGAAATAGTAAATACTATAGTATGTGGAGACTCATACTTCAATGAAAATTTAGATTCAGCTAAGGCTGAAGTATTAGAAATGGTTAAATCTATAAAACCTGATTTATTCATTGCTGGACCTGCATTTAATGCTGGTAGATACGGAGTTGCTTGTGCTACTATAGCAGAAGCAGTTCAAAGTGAATTAAATATTCCAGTTTTAACTGGTATGTACAAAGAAAATCCAGGCGCTGATATGTTCAAAACTAAAGTTTACATTGTTGAGACTAAAAACAGTGCAGCTGGTATGAGAGGTGCTGTTAAGAAAATGGCTCCTTTAGCATTAAAATTAGCTAGAGGAGAAAAAATTGGTTCTTCTGCTGAAGAAGGATATATGCCTAATGGTGTAAGAGTTAACTTCTTTGAAAATGAAAGAGGATCAAAAAGAGCTGTAAATATGCTTCTTAAAAAATTAGCAGGAAAAGAATTTGTTACAGAATTCCCAATGCCAAACTTTGACAGAGTAGAACCTAACAAAGCAATAAAAGATATTACAAAAGCAAAAATTGCTTTAGTAACTTCTGGTGGTATCGTTCCAAAAGGAAACCCAGATCACATTGAATCTTCAAGTGCTTCAAAATATGGTAAATACGATATTTCTGGATTTGATGATTTAACAGAAGCAACTCATGAAACAGCTCATGGTGGATATGATCCAGTATATGCTAATGAAGATTCTGATAGAGTTTTACCAGTAGATATTTTAAGAGAATATGAAAAAGCTGGCAAAATTGGTTCGTTACACAAATATTTCTATACTACAACAGGTAATGGAACAGCAGTTGCTAGTTCAAAAGCTTTTGCTACTGAATTTTCAGAAGAATTAAAAGCTGACGGAGTAGATGCAGTTATCTTGACTTCTACATGAGGTACTTGTACACGTTGCGGTGCAACAATGGTAAAAGAAATTGAAAGAGCTGGTATCCCAGTAGTTCATATTTGTACAGTAGTGCCAATATCATTAACAGTTGGAGCTAACAGAATAGTTCCTGCTATAGCTATTCCTCACCCACTTGGAAATCCTGCATTAACTATGGATGAAGAGAAAGAAATCAGAAGAGGAATAGTTGATAAAGCTCTTAAAGCTTTAACAACTGAAGTAGATAAGCAAACTGTATTCGAAAAATAG
- a CDS encoding co-chaperone YbbN: protein MLELDKSTFEAEVLKAEGYVLVDFFGDGCVPCAALMPHVHAFADQYGDKLKFTQLNTTKARRLAIGQRILGLPVIAIYKNGEKVEELIKEDATPENVEAMIKKYI from the coding sequence ATGTTAGAATTAGATAAAAGTACGTTTGAAGCAGAAGTTTTAAAAGCTGAAGGATACGTTCTAGTTGATTTCTTTGGTGACGGATGTGTTCCTTGTGCTGCATTAATGCCACATGTTCACGCTTTCGCTGATCAATATGGTGATAAATTAAAATTCACTCAATTAAACACAACTAAAGCAAGAAGACTTGCTATAGGACAAAGAATATTAGGTTTACCAGTTATAGCAATCTACAAAAATGGTGAAAAAGTAGAAGAATTAATTAAAGAAGATGCTACACCAGAAAATGTAGAAGCAATGATTAAAAAATATATTTAA